A region of Paractinoplanes abujensis DNA encodes the following proteins:
- a CDS encoding superoxide dismutase family protein: MLTRVLALAVPLTMIAGCTNSVDVGPTQPVAVTATGSAWTVYEGAPSPSPAGTWNPDTAASGTFLPYKPGSTAITYDPAVVPPGATASVAIAQNTQAMEVRLTAAGLIPRRAYGAHLHTMPCTAVPDAAGPHYQHQADPSKPSVDPSYANPRNEVWLDFTVDGYGEASSAALLKWTFPAGQSARSLILHAQTTKTGDGVAGTAGPRVACLTLPER, encoded by the coding sequence ATGTTGACCCGCGTACTCGCCCTCGCCGTTCCCCTGACCATGATCGCTGGCTGCACGAACTCGGTGGACGTCGGACCCACCCAGCCCGTCGCGGTGACCGCCACCGGCTCGGCCTGGACCGTCTACGAGGGCGCGCCCAGCCCGTCCCCGGCCGGCACCTGGAACCCCGACACGGCCGCCTCCGGCACGTTCCTGCCGTACAAGCCGGGTTCCACGGCCATCACGTACGACCCCGCGGTCGTCCCGCCGGGCGCTACGGCCTCGGTCGCCATCGCCCAGAACACCCAGGCCATGGAGGTGCGGCTCACGGCGGCCGGGCTGATTCCCCGCCGGGCGTACGGGGCCCACCTGCACACGATGCCGTGCACCGCCGTGCCGGACGCGGCCGGACCGCACTACCAGCACCAGGCCGACCCGTCCAAGCCGTCGGTGGATCCCTCGTACGCGAACCCGCGGAACGAGGTCTGGCTCGACTTCACGGTCGACGGCTACGGGGAGGCGTCGTCGGCGGCGCTGCTGAAGTGGACCTTCCCGGCCGGTCAGTCGGCGCGGTCGCTGATCCTGCACGCGCAGACCACCAAGACCGGCGACGGGGTGGCGGGGACGGCGGGCCCGCGCGTGGCGTGCCTGACCCTGCCGGAGCGGTGA